The nucleotide sequence AGGTGATTCAGCGCAGACATTTCCACCATCTTAGTTTCAGTTTCCTGAACCGCATCTAGAAGGCTAGTCAGCTCTACCTGTATTGCGTACCAAGAGCAGCACTAAGCAACTTTATGCAATAGAGGGTTTCTAAATAATGGAATAGCCAAGTCTAAAGAATAGACAGACGGCTAAGTATTAGAATACCTGAAGGGCACGTGTTTCATCATCCAAGAGTTGTTGTTGCACTGTTAGAGGCTCGGGTTGAAATTCATTAGGTTCCCTGAGCTCCAAATTGTTAGAGTTTGAGGTATCTGTGGATGCTGAAGTCTTAATCCGCTTAGGTTTTCTTCTTGGTGTTGCTTTGTTAATGGAATCTTGGAAGCGTATGGCCCTTAGCTGATCAAACCGTGACGTGACTGAATGGAGTCTCTCGCTCAAAATCAAAACCTGCAGTTTCAGAATATGCATTGGATAATTAAATAAGCAAACATGCCATTCATTCCTTGCAAATATGTCTACACTGAGGAATATGGAATCTTAATTAACTCAATTGAACATTAACAATCACCCAATAATCTGGTAATATAATTTAGCTCAAGAAAGAACTACTAAAAGTTACACAACTTCCCATATCAAACACGACCAGGGAGGACATGGTTTCTCCTTTGAGAGTGCAAAGGCTTATTGGggcataaaaatataatatcacTAGGTATCCTTGGTATAAACTGGTAAAGAATCATACCACACCATGTTTGTGTGCTATAGTATCAGCGTTAGAGTAGTCAGTCCTAATGCCAAGCCAGCCCTTTGAGTTTGCCTCGTCATCATTAATGCTATTTTTTAGAACATCAATTTGTTCTTGGCATGCTTTAATAAAAGCACTAACCTGCATATcatgacaaattgaaaaaagtaAGCACACTGCAAAACCATATAGCTTCATTCAAGACACAAGAAGCagaaaagtacaaaaaaaaatgtagatcACAAGCAATTTACAAGACATTGTTCTTATACAGATATCAAGCAAATACTGAATACGTTGGATTTACGCATGCacattgaaacaagctcaacGTTACAGAATCTACAACTCATTCTTACATATACAATTACAAATACCCGCATTAAACATCAAATTGAATAGCATATATGAAATCAGAGTTTGGTAACATCAACTGCTCAGTAACTTTGTAAAGTAGGAATGCATAATTTAACACTTTTGCATCTAAACAAAAGGGACAATTCTGAAGAGTTGTCTAATAAATCATTTTGTCAGCacaaacaacaataataattagtaagatgagatttttagagttcCTTCATCCAAAGACTAGCCAATAGAGCTGTGGGAGCCTGAAATCTTCCACAGCGACATAacttagtttaaaaaaaaaaaaacaataagcaAAGATTTGCCAACTGATAACTTACTTCATGCTCAATGCTATCCCTCTCCTGTTCAGTGGTGCGATGCAGATCCACATAATCCTTTCGATGTTTCAACATAAACTGTTCTAGAGCTCCAATGCTTTCGAGCTAACCCAATTAATCAAAGGAAATGATCTAAAACACAATCAGATAAAAGATTTTGGAAAAGAAGAAGCAGAGTGGCAAATGCGCAAATACCGTCTTGAGGGCAGCTCTGGTGAAAGGCGACCGCTGCCGGGGTGCATGGATGATGAATTTCGCCATAATCGCTGCCAATTTGGACTGTAAAGTTTCAGATGAAAGTCTTTAATTCACAAGAAAAATCATACATTTGTAAACATTGGAGAGATAAATGGAATTAATCTACGAACCTCGTTGTAACCCATTGAGATAGCAGATTGGCGCACAGCATCTTTGAAATCTTCCATCCTATCCCTGACTTTGGACATTCTTTACaatccaaaccctaacccttaatttcaccaattcccagtttcttcttcttcagggATAGAAAGAAAATTTCAACCAAAATACGAAAATATAAGAAATTAGAACAATTAATAACTTAATTTCAATGGGAAATCCAAAGAATTTGGAGAAATGCTAGAGTTTGGGAATGGAGAAACCCTAATTGAACTGAAATTGTAGTTTCTGTGAAGTCGTCGCTGCTGCCATTGTGCCTACACAACTACTCAGGTATAAACCCTGTAGGTTGATCTCCTCCCTCTCCAAGTGATCGTTTATCTTTCCTCGTCAAATTCCTTTCCTTTACTCTAATTTACCAATTGATAAGAATTATCCTATCACATTCATAACAACAATTCTAAGAATCCCAGAAATTGAAATCAAAGCTGCCAATCTATAAATACCAGGAACCAAATCACCAGAAATTTGCAATAATTACAATAATTCAATAATATTTCCATGGTTTGATACCCAAATAATTCCAGAAATCATGAAAAAAGGGGAAATCCAACGGCAGTTACCtgaagagtgagagagagagagagagagctgagagATGAGTTGAGAGAACTGTGGAGGATCTGGAGTTGGTGTAGCAGCCTTACCCCTCACAGATCAAAGCTGAGAATTTTGAGAAGATGGTTCTACTTGGATCCCAAAGTACTCTTTCTTTATTACCAGAATTACAATTCTATCcttccttgtcttttttttttttttttttttgaaattttaacgaaaatcttCCAGTACTgttttactttaacgaaaaattatatttttacactaaaaactcaatcttggtactattcactttatattttattttatccttatcgttaaaactcaaagttttaaaaccattttcattagtttttttttttttcctttcttattttataatttttaaattttttttttttttttttttttgggaaataaTTTGTGCTTTTGCAAGTGAAGGAATAATACAATTGATTAGAAgttttttacttataaatacAAACATAGGTGGGCATCGCCAAGGTCGCCTTGCTTCTAAAACCGATAACTCAGCAAAATAATATTAAggcttaattggattaatagttCTTGTGATGGTAAAGTAGTTAGAAGATAATTATGTGcttaaaaattagaatttaaccCCGTGTAGTGAAAGTCCGTTAAGATTTCggtttaaaattgaatattttgtcaaattttcgtTAATTGTTAGCATATGAAACTCACACGTAAGACTAAAGAGATAAAGTTAGCTTCACATGTAAGATGCACctgctaaaaaaataatatatgtgACTCACGCGCTAATAATTAACGAAGAGTTCAccgaattttcaattttgggcctAAATCTTTACCACTGgggcttaaatcctaatttttttacttatgAGGCTACATTCCAACTACCCTATCATCACGGaaattaataatccaattaggCCTAATATTGATCAGTTTAGTTTGAATTCGATTTAGGCCATGCTCGATTTGTGGGAGGGGGAGATGAAGAAAAATACATGAAcctaataaatccattaattggccaattaactcaatttatatggaatgttttgaaggttatggagtAAATACCTTGTAGGGAATataagatgaggatggatgaaagaattttgaatttgttacctattttgggcacttttggctTGATTGAGGGATGCTTGCCCgctgctcgcgcgtaggaaaATTGGTGTGccttaagggtaattttgtcctcttacccaaaaatccacgtgtcgcctcttgattatttttggctccacaaatgcccccacacctgctgGGTTGCTCGTAGGAAaaggcagcaggtgtagagatcttgcTCTAGGAAACTTAGGACtacttcctattttgatgtagattccctctttaatatgaaattagatccttctagaaaagggaaataaattcctctcaaagtctatttaagtgCACCTTAAGTGGGTTGTTAAATCAATTTTGGAGAGCGATTTATTCTATcatacaagagagagaaagcttagaggatatttgttccccctcctttagcaatcttctacatcttgcccatGCAAAAgatcgtctttcgttgcttgcttTGTCTTCGCGCCATACCgatgtaaaaaatttaatttttcttgtcttcttcttggatagtgtTGTCGCAATGCAGTAGTCTGGGTGGTGCGGCATGTTGGCTGGCAGGGGCCAGGAGTCAGCTTGGCATAGACCAATgaggtggtgtggcatgtgCCATTGCTTGTGCTGCTCGGCTTGATTGAAGCCAAGGATTAGCTTGGCATGGGCTGAGGAAATAGCATGGCATGGGTTACGGTTTAGGCTGCTTGTCgaaaatgaggaaactgcttaagtttgatttctcaactaCCATAAATGGAGTAGTCAGGGATAGAACTGCCAAGATTAGAGCTGCTAAAGATGAAGTGTTGGATGAGCGAATTGTTGAGCGCAAAAAGTGGCTGCTGCCCCCTGACCATTTTGCTTCCTACTCGATCTTCAAGCATTCGATTATTTGAGCCATGTGGCTTTCTCGTATTGAAGAGCTTACCTagatgggtgtcagggaattagtttaccctctcgcactggagagcaattagtttaccctctcacactggagaacaattagtttatcatcTTACATTGGATaacagacccatatgggtgtcagggaattagattaccctctcgcattggagagcaattagtttatcctctcgtactggagagcagacccatataagtgtcagggaattggtttaccctttcaCAATGGAAAACAGACCCATATGCGTGTCGggaaattggtttaccctttcgcactgaagagcaattagtttatcctctcacactaGAGAGTAGACCCAAAAACGATTTTGAGCAGTTGTTGTAGACAGCAGTCGAGCCAGGCTTATGAATAAAACCCAACCCGAGTCCAAATGaatccaaataaaacccaaccCGAACCCGAGCTCGAATTGTAAAAGCTGGGTTAAGATGGGTTGACTTTCCAACCCACCCAACCTGCTCGAGTTGCACCCCAAGTATATGTGACCCACAACTAAtcactatttttataaataaaaaaaataaaaaaataaaaaaatctctttcTTAAAGACCTCGTGTGTATATAACGGCTAAATAACGGCCGCTGGTATTTGGAAATTCAAATGTTGGACTCTTTCAAACCTGGGCGTTGAACCTGGAAAGTGACTGCAGCAGCTGCTACCAGCCCAGGAAACGGCTGGTATAAGGCCTAGCTTGGCCAGCCCAATGACTCTTTGAGGCTCCGTTAAGTTTTAACCCAGTCTTTTGAGCGGACAtgaatttttatccaaattAGACCATCTTTTCACCATTTAACCGTCTTCCCCTTTCAGTATCACTATTTCGGCTTCGCAGCCGAGGAAAATTTCAATTGGGTCTCGGacaaagaacaaaacattcaaTTGGGTTTGTCCCTTTCCCTACCATCGATTACCAGTTGGGGTTTTGATCGACCTTGCCAGGTAAATTTACTTTTACCCTGAATTTGCTGTTTTTTCTTGTTCAAAAAATTTgtgaattgggtttttttttttttttttttttttggcattgaATTGGTGGATTTGGATTCTAGGTGGGATGAAGTACTACTTACTGTCGTTCAATTCAGCATATatggtttttgtttgatttcatgttaaataagaaatgattgagatatagtttttgtttttttaccaCAGTTGTTTATCCCCAATTTAGCTATTGAAATTTCTGCATTTTTTGGTTTTGATATCAGTTGATTTGATCAGTAATGGATAATACAGCACTGCAAGAGTGCTCTGTACCTGAAGATGTTCTCCGGACATTTTTAAGTGAGGGAAACTCATCTACCCTCGTAAATtcgttggaaaatttaatacaAGTTTGTAGAACTGCGGATGGTCGTGCAGGCCTTGCGTCTAAGGATATTCTTCCCTCTGTCATCCTGCTCATACAATCTCTCCCTTACCCTTCTGGTTGCCATCTTCTCACATTATGTTTAAAGCTCCTAAGAAATCTTTGTGCGGGAGAGATTGCAAATCAGGACTTATTTATTGAAAGAAATGGAGTGGCAATCATATTGAATGTTTTGAACTCTGCAAGTCTTTCTTCGGAGCCAGATACTGGGATCATTCGGATGGGGTTGCAAGTTCTCGCTAATGTTTCATTGGCTGGACAACGGCATCAGTGTGCCATTTGGCAGCAACTTTTTCCGAAAGAATTTGTCGCTATAGCAAGAGTTCAGAGCCGGGAAACTTGTGATCCCTTGTGCATGGTTATCTATGCTTGTTGTGATGGAAGCCCTGAACTGTTTGCCCAACTTTGTGGTGATCGTGGGATAACTATCGTGAAAGAGATTGTAAAGACTACTGTTGCAGGTAACTTtgcatattcatttttttttatctcaccAATATTTCACTTATACCATCCGCCTTAGCTTCAGTTGAGTTCCTTTGCTGAAACCTAATATTAATGAAACGAACCCTAATCTGTGCCTTGTTTTAACCTTTCGGGTGTCTTACAGTTGGTTTCGGAGAAGATTGGTACAAGTTGATTCTTTCAAGAACCTGCTTAGAAGGACCTTACTTCCAGTCACTTTTCTCAAATTTAGGATTTGTTGGTGCTACTGAGAATGGTGAAGACACTGAATTTAGAGAAGACGTTTTCTCAACTGAGCAAGCATTTTTCTTGAGAAACATATCTGACATCTTGAATGAGCGGCTTCAAGAGATTACTGTACCTAGTGATTTTGTACTGTGTGTCTTTGGGATATTTAAGAAATCTGTTGGGATTCTTAATTATGCCGCAAGAGGCAAGTCTGGACTTCCAACAGGTTCTATTATGATAGATGTTCTAGGATACTCACTCACAATCCTGAGAGATGTATGTGCTCAGAAGTCCGTACGAGGCTCTAACGAGGACCTGGGGGATGCTGTTGATGTTTTGCTATCCCATGGCCTCATAGAATTACTTTTATGTTTGCTTCGTGATCTTGAGCCAACATCAGTAATGAGGAAAGCTATCAAGCAAGGTGAGGACCAAGAGGGACCAAAGCCTTCTTCCTTAAAGCCCTGCCCTTATAAAGGATTTCGGAGAGATATAGTGGCAGTCATTGGCAATTGCACATATAAAAGGAAGCTTGTACAAGATGAGATTAGACAAAAGGATGGGATTCTTCTGCTCCTGCAACAGTGTGGCCTTGATGATGACAATCCGTACTTAAGGGAGTGGGGCATTTGGTGCGTGAGGAACTTATTCGAAGGCAACGAAGAAAACGAAAGGGTAGTGGCTGAATTGGAGCTTCAAGGGGCTGTTGATACACCAGAAATTGCTCAACTTGGTCTTCGAGTAGAGGTGAATCCAGAAACTAGACGGCCAAAGCTTGTTAACATCCCATGAAGAAGGTAGTTAAATCTGACGCTGATTAGTGATCAAGAAGCTGATTAGTTTCGATGAGATGAATCCAGAAATGTGTGATTTTCtcattataaattttttctttGAGCTCAGGTGTTTTGCACGGTTGTTTGTATTTGATCTGGTTAGTAAGCAAAATTTCAGAGTAGTGTAAACAGCATGAAAGGATGGATTGTATTGTATTGAATTGACTTCGAATTTCTTGCGGTTTCAAACCTTTGTCTCCTTGCCCGTCAATTTGTCTGTTAACTGCTAACATGGCAAAAACGGCttacaagagaaaaaaaaaactctctttCTCGATCCCCCAATCTCCAAATCTTTTTACTCTCTTTAAAACCTCAATCTTTTTACTTTCTCTGTCCTGTCGTCGTCGGAAGCGGTGGTGGTCCAACACAGAGCGTATGCCAGGGTGAGCCTATTGGAGTGACACATCAGCAAGGCCTTGTCAGCATAAGTTTGTTAGAGCTGTTAGAGGTTGTTAAAAGTTAGTTAATACTGTAGCTTGTAGTGTACGACTCATTTGGGATATAAAAGGATGGATTGTACTTCATTTGTATTCATTGAGAAAATAATACAAGATCAAGTTCTACTTTCCTCTCTGAGTGTTCATCCTTCTCTCTGTACATTTCTTTAGCTTTAGTAATCTGTTACAGTTTTCTGGTTTTGTTATCATGGTATCAATCGCCCGGACGATCCTCGATGCCATTTCTTCCACTGAAGATTAAAGAACTGGAGATTTCTTGGGGAACTCTGATCGGAGTTTCTTCATCTGGGTTTCTCAATTCAAGACTGGGTTACGATTCAAGATTGGTGCTTGCTCTGGTTATGTTCTTGGAGCTTTATGCATAGCAAGTGTTTGTTTACTTGTCACAGTGAAAATCTTTCCACTTTTGAGTGTTTTTTGAGGCCGAAGCTATTATTGTTCAGTTGTTGAAAGATATTAAGATCAATGTCAGTCCTTAGAattgtgttgaattttgatGAAGTTTCAATGTCAGTCCTTAGAattgtgttgaattttgatGAAGTTTGTGTTAAAAGAAACGAGATTTTCATGAAGAAAGAATTGTAGAAGCATGTTGATTAAAGGCTGATGCCATAAGAAGTGAGATTTTCTTGAAGAATAGAAGTGTGAATTTCAATTGAGAAGTGAATTGCAAGTTTCTTGAAGAGTGTTTATTGTGAAGATTGTGAATTGTAGATTGGTTAATATAAAGATTGTTGTTGTGCAGTCTGTGAAAATTGTGAATTGGAGATTGCTTGTTTCTCTGAGATTGTTTACTGTGAAGATTGATTAGTTGCAATTTTTTGGTTCAATATTGGGTCAAATAATGTCAAGATTGAAGGTCTGCTAGGAATGATAACTGTGAAACTTCAAGATGATAATTTTGTCAAGTGGAGTTGTCAATTCCAATCGGTTCTCAGAGGATATgatttgtttgagttctttaATGGAGAATCAATGTCCACCAAAGTTTTGCATCACTATTGTCAAGAAGGACTTAGCTTTATTGAGCTTACTAATTGCAACACTTTTTGGTGAGGCCTTGTAAGACATCACAAGAAGAATGGGAATGTCTTCAAGAAAGGTTTGCATCTGTTTcgatgatgaagagtgaatcaATTGAAGACAGAGTTTCATACTGCACATAAAGGGAATGATTATGTGGACAATTTCTTACTAAGATTGAAAGGGATTAGAAATCAGTTAGTCTCAGCTGGTGAAAAGATAACAAATAATGATTTTATGATTGTGGTGTTGTGGGTTTACCAATAGAATTTGAAGTCATCAAAACAATATTGCTGGCAAGAGATACATCAATTTCTTTGAAAGATTTTCGAGCATAGCTTCTTGGTGTTGAAGCATACATTGATTCCAAGATTACAAGTCTGTCAAATACAATGTCAGCTATTTGTGTTCAAGGTGAGCCTTCCAATTCACAAAGATATCAGGGAGGCTATCAAGGTTATGAACAAGGAGATAGCTCTAATACTCAGAAAGCTCAGGGTGAAGTGAACTTTAATAGAGGATCTGGTTATGCTGGTAATGGGGGAAAATCATTTCATCCACAACAAAGAAATAACTACAACAATTACAACAACATGAGGTTTTTTGGAAATAACAACAATTTCAGgtcctttcttaattttggtGATAAGACAGGGAGTGTTAGTCATGACAATGGTAATGGTTCCAGTGGTAGAGGTTCTCAGAATAGCTTTGGTGGGAATGGTTCAAATGGCTCAACTGGATATTTTCTGGAAATGGTTCAAGACAAGGAAATGGTTGGCAGGGCAATACAAATTACATGTCATCAGTGCCACCAGAATGCCAAATATGTTCTAGAAGAGGTCACACGGCTCCTAATTGCTATTATAGAAGTACTCAGAATCAGCTTCAGTCATTTGGGAATGGCAATGTGTGTCAAACCAAGGTTTTGTTGATGCATCTCATCCTACATATGTATGTAAGTTAATCAAATCCTTGTATGGTTTGAAGCAGGCTCCAAGGGCATGGAATTCCAAGTTCACTAGCTACTTGACAACTTTACAATTTGTTGCATCACCCTTTGATACAAGTTTGTTAAGACAGATGGCACATATATGATAATTCTACTACTTTATGTAGATGACATCATACTTACAGGATCAAACTCTTCAAAAGTTCAACAGGTTATTCAAGAATTGTCTTCTATGTTTGAGCTCAAAGATATGGGGAAACTCATGTATTTCTTAGGGGTGCAGGTTCATTATAGAGCTAATGGAGATATATTTGTGAATCAGTCAAAATACATTAAAGATTTGATTCACAAAGCAGGTATAGATTCCTACAAACCTGCAACAACCCCATGTAAACCACATCAACAATTACTTGATGCAGAAGGCACGGTTTTGATAGATCCAACATTATATAGGAGTTTGGTTGGTTCATAGCAGTATTTGACCTTCACAAGGCCAGATATTGCTTATGTAGACAATTCAGTATGCCAATTTATGTCTTTACCAACAAAGTcacatttttcatttgtaaaaaGGATACTAAGATATCTTCGGGGCACACTTCAATATGGAATTCTATACTTTGCGGATACAGTGCTCAATCTTAATGCCTTTTCAGACTCGAATTAGGCTGGGAATCTCAACACTAGGAGATTAGTCACAGGGTATGTTGTGTTCTTAGGAAACAATCCAATTTCTTGGCAGTCTAAAAAGTAGAATTCAGTCTCTGGAAGTTCTACTGAGGCTAAGTATAAAGCTTTGGCACACAGTGCAGCTGATGTTGCTTGGGTGAGAAATATATTaaaaggtttaggttttggtCTATTCACTCATCCAACTATACATTGTGATAACATGTCTGCTATAGCTTTAAGTGCTAATCCTGTGTTTCACTCAAGAATCAAGCACTTAGATACAGATTATCATTTTGTCCGTGAAAAAGTTTAGAAATGAGACTTGGAAGTGATATACATTCTTACTGATGAACAAACTGCTGATATTTTAACCAAAGGACTTCACAACCCTGCACTCATCAGACATTATTACAATCTCAAACTTGGAAATCCCAGTTGAGATTGAAAGGGGATGTTGGAGTGACACATCAGCAATGCCATGTCAGCATAAGTTTGTTAGAGCTGTTAGAGTTTGTTAAAAGCTAGTTAATACTCTAGCTTGTAGTGTACGACTCATTTGGGACATAAAATGACTGATTGTACTTCATTTGTATTCACTGAGAAAATAATACAAGATCGAATTCTACTTTCCTCTCTGAGTgttcatctttctctctctacatttcttCAGCTTTAGTAATTTGTTACAGTCTTTTGGTTTTGTTATCATAGCCTGCTAGGTGACCCCATGACGTGTACTGTGACTGCATGATTTCCTTTAGTGTCAGAAACTTCTAGCCACCGTGCAGTTGCAACCATTCGATGATCTCATCATTCAACCCCACCCCTCCCCGGCCACCCACGACCTCGGCATCTTTGTCAATAGCATTCTCCTTTAGAAATGCTCGATGCCACAAAACGGATGCCTCATTCCAGCCGATTTCGTTCAAAAGCAATCGGGTGGGGAGTCACCACTCTCGTTGAAGTTCAAGATAGTGAAGTTGGGGTGGTGGGGAGTTGCAACCGATTTCTTTAATGGTGTCCCAAAATTGCATGCCTCATGATGGGTATTGTCATCTACGACTCATGTAAGGTG is from Pyrus communis chromosome 10, drPyrComm1.1, whole genome shotgun sequence and encodes:
- the LOC137748394 gene encoding uncharacterized protein, which gives rise to MDNTALQECSVPEDVLRTFLSEGNSSTLVNSLENLIQVCRTADGRAGLASKDILPSVILLIQSLPYPSGCHLLTLCLKLLRNLCAGEIANQDLFIERNGVAIILNVLNSASLSSEPDTGIIRMGLQVLANVSLAGQRHQCAIWQQLFPKEFVAIARVQSRETCDPLCMVIYACCDGSPELFAQLCGDRGITIVKEIVKTTVAVGFGEDWYKLILSRTCLEGPYFQSLFSNLGFVGATENGEDTEFREDVFSTEQAFFLRNISDILNERLQEITVPSDFVLCVFGIFKKSVGILNYAARGKSGLPTGSIMIDVLGYSLTILRDVCAQKSVRGSNEDLGDAVDVLLSHGLIELLLCLLRDLEPTSVMRKAIKQGEDQEGPKPSSLKPCPYKGFRRDIVAVIGNCTYKRKLVQDEIRQKDGILLLLQQCGLDDDNPYLREWGIWCVRNLFEGNEENERVVAELELQGAVDTPEIAQLGLRVEVNPETRRPKLVNIP
- the LOC137748167 gene encoding syntaxin-81-like isoform X1, yielding MSKVRDRMEDFKDAVRQSAISMGYNESKLAAIMAKFIIHAPRQRSPFTRAALKTLESIGALEQFMLKHRKDYVDLHRTTEQERDSIEHEVSAFIKACQEQIDVLKNSINDDEANSKGWLGIRTDYSNADTIAHKHGVVLILSERLHSVTSRFDQLRAIRFQDSINKATPRRKPKRIKTSASTDTSNSNNLELREPNEFQPEPLTVQQQLLDDETRALQVELTSLLDAVQETETKMVEMSALNHLMSTHVLQQAHQIEQLYDQAVEATKNVELGNKEISKAIERNSSSRTFLLLFLFVLTFSILFLDWYS
- the LOC137748167 gene encoding syntaxin-81-like isoform X3; translated protein: MAKFIIHAPRQRSPFTRAALKTLESIGALEQFMLKHRKDYVDLHRTTEQERDSIEHEVSAFIKACQEQIDVLKNSINDDEANSKGWLGIRTDYSNADTIAHKHGVVLILSERLHSVTSRFDQLRAIRFQDSINKATPRRKPKRIKTSASTDTSNSNNLELREPNEFQPEPLTVQQQLLDDETRALQVELTSLLDAVQETETKMVEMSALNHLMSTHVLQQAHQIEQLYDQAVEATKNVELGNKEISKAIERNSSSRTFLLLFLFVLTFSILFLDWYS
- the LOC137748167 gene encoding syntaxin-81-like isoform X2; amino-acid sequence: MSKVRDRMEDFKDAVRQSAISMGYNESKLAAIMAKFIIHAPRQRSPFTRAALKTLESIGALEQFMLKHRKDYVDLHRTTEQERDSIEHEVSAFIKACQEQIDVLKNSINDDEANSKGWLGIRTDYSNADTIAHKHGVVLILSERLHSVTSRFDQLRAIRFQDSINKATPRRKPKRIKTSASTDTSNSNNLELREPNEFQPEPLTVQQQLLDDETRALQVELTSLLDAVQETETKMVEMSALNHLMSTHVLQQAHQIEQLYDQVVEATKNVELGNKEISKAIERNSSSRTFLLLFLFVLTFSILFLDWYS